A DNA window from Gorilla gorilla gorilla isolate KB3781 chromosome 6, NHGRI_mGorGor1-v2.1_pri, whole genome shotgun sequence contains the following coding sequences:
- the LOC101124007 gene encoding adenosine 5'-monophosphoramidase HINT1-like, with the protein MAGEIAKAQVARPGGNTVFGKIICKEIPAKIIFEDDQCLAFHDTSPQAPTHFLLISKKHISQISAAEDDDESLLGHLMIVGKKCAADLGLNKGYQMVVNKGSDGGQSVYQVHLHVLGGWQMHWPPG; encoded by the coding sequence ATGGCAGGTGAGATCGCCAAGGCTCAGGTCGCTCGGCCTGGTGGCAACACTGTCTTCGGGAAGATCATCTGCAAGGAAATCCCAGCCAAAATCATTTTTGAGGATGACCAGTGCCTTGCTTTCCATGACACTTCCCCTCAAGCACCAACACATTTTCTGTTGATATCGAAAAAACATATATCCCAGATTTCTGCAGCAGAAGATGATGACGAAAGTCTTCTTGGACACTTAATGATTGTTGGCAAGAAATGTGCTGCTGATTTGGGCCTGAATAAGGGTTATCAAATGGTGGTGAATAAAGGTTCAGATGGTGGACAGTCTGTCTATCAAGTTCATCTCCATGTTCTTGGAGGTTGGCAGATGCATTGGCCTCCTGGTTAA